From a region of the Candidatus Brocadia sp. genome:
- a CDS encoding nucleotidyltransferase domain-containing protein, whose translation MHKKSDIDLAFLFDKPADILTLTNRIIRLLHTDHVDVVDLKRASPLLRYTSVKHGMLLYEREPGMFHEFYSLAFRRYVDTKKLRDAQTKAIQQFLIARGLA comes from the coding sequence ATGCATAAAAAAAGTGACATTGACCTTGCATTTCTCTTTGACAAACCGGCTGATATCCTGACGCTCACCAACAGGATTATCAGGCTTCTTCATACCGATCATGTTGATGTGGTTGACCTGAAACGTGCAAGTCCGCTTTTAAGATATACATCGGTAAAGCATGGTATGCTTCTTTATGAGAGAGAACCCGGCATGTTCCATGAGTTTTATTCACTTGCATTCAGGCGATATGTTGACACGAAAAAACTCCGCGATGCACAGACTAAGGCAATTCAGCAATTTTTAATAGCGAGGGGGCTGGCTTGA
- a CDS encoding phosphoribosylanthranilate isomerase, which produces MIPAKVKFKFCVTMVKVKICGITNREDAQAAVDFGADALGFVFAKSSRRVTREQAKDIIERLPPFVSPVGVFVDEAVAAIKGICDFCGIHTVQLHGNEDPLDIHDLKGYTTIKAFRIKDEDDLACLSRYKPHAFLLDSYVKGVMGGTGMAFNWEIARQARNYGMIILSGGLTPENVTEAVRIVKPYAVDVSSGVESAPGKKSRELMKQFIMHAKFRGD; this is translated from the coding sequence TTGATTCCTGCAAAGGTGAAATTTAAATTTTGTGTTACCATGGTAAAAGTGAAAATTTGCGGAATCACCAATAGGGAAGACGCACAAGCTGCCGTGGATTTTGGCGCAGACGCCCTGGGATTTGTCTTCGCAAAGAGCTCGCGGCGCGTAACAAGGGAGCAGGCAAAGGATATCATTGAGCGCCTGCCCCCTTTTGTTTCACCGGTTGGGGTTTTTGTGGATGAAGCGGTAGCGGCAATAAAGGGGATATGCGATTTTTGCGGCATACACACCGTTCAGCTCCATGGCAATGAAGATCCCTTGGATATCCATGATTTGAAGGGATACACCACGATAAAGGCCTTTCGGATTAAGGACGAAGATGATTTGGCGTGCCTCTCTCGGTACAAACCTCACGCCTTTTTGCTGGATAGTTATGTCAAGGGAGTTATGGGTGGGACAGGGATGGCTTTTAACTGGGAGATTGCAAGGCAGGCGCGTAACTACGGAATGATCATTTTATCGGGAGGATTGACTCCCGAAAACGTAACCGAGGCCGTTCGCATCGTAAAACCCTATGCCGTGGATGTGTCTTCAGGCGTGGAATCGGCACCGGGCAAGAAAAGCAGGGAGTTAATGAAACAGTTTATCATGCATGCGAAATTCAGGGGAGATTAA